In the genome of Lathyrus oleraceus cultivar Zhongwan6 chromosome 4, CAAS_Psat_ZW6_1.0, whole genome shotgun sequence, the window CTCAACCCCATAATACGGTTGTTTCGCCAATTCAAAATTTTGGTTCTGGCATGAACCATGTAGGTCGAAATACCCAATCACAAGGATTATCCACCCTATTACCTACCCTTACAACGAATAACCAGGCAGCctttagacaacaaatggatgctagtaaccatgatatggtaggagttCTTGCCAGAGAAATGAATACCGTTTTTTCTCCCCTAATACAGAATGTAAATAGGACTAACAATGATAATGCCCAAACATACCAACAACTGTCAGCGCAGATGGGACACATAGCAGATTTCCTAGGCGCCCCTTAGTCCTCTATTTGACGCAGACCGAACCAAGTTATAATCCAGGAAGAAGAACCAACTATAAATCAGGTTCGACCACCTAGACAAGCGCCTGACGAAAGGGTCATATGGGCAAGACTAGAACAACAACCAGTTCGACAGGAAGTCCCTGAAGAACAACCTAGGAGAGTAATGATGGTTAATAGAGACCAGGATGTAGACGAAGTAATTCATAGGGTTAGGCAAGAAAACATGATGGAAAATAACTTAACTACTATGATAGAGAGAATCATGGCCCAGAATGGTCTGAATACAGGACTTCGACGCCCAAATTATACCTTTCCTTTATCAGAATACGTCCTACAAACTGAATTACCAAGGGGTTGTAAAatccctaagttcaccaaattctcaggggacactagtgaaTCCACTATAGAACACATAGTCAGATACATGACTGAGGCAGGGGATTTGGCGAACAGTGAGAACCTAAGAATGAAATATTTCCCCAATTCTTTAACGAGGAATGCCTTCACGTGGTTTACAACTTTGCCACCAAATTCCATAGATACTTGGCCTCATTTGGAGAGATTatttcatgaacaattctacatgggccAAACTAAGATAAGTCTTAAGGAATTAGCCAGTATTAAAAGAAAATTCATTGAACCTATAGATGATTATCTGAATAGGTTCCGTTTGTTGAAATCTAGATGCTTTACAGTAGTGTCTGAACATGaattggtcgaaatggccgctaGAGGGTTAGACTATTCCATTAGGAAAAAGTTAGATACGCAGTATCTAAGAGATATGGCCCAATTAGCAGACAGGGTTCGACAGGTCGAACGTTTAAAAGCTGAAAAGGCCAAAGCGAATAAGAATTATAAGAAAGAAAGGGTTGCTTATGTAGAAGTCGAAGATGAGGAGTCTGAAATCTCTAATGACCCTTATGGTCTCGAGGAATTCGAAGTAGATTTGGCTGAATTAAAAGAAGCACCACCTTATGCTTGTAAATTACTTACACCTTCGAATGGCAGGAACCCTTTCGAAACTGAAAAGAATGATAGATTTCCTAAAAAGACTTACACATTTGATGTTACCAAATATGATGAAATCTTCGATTTATTAGTAAAAGATGGCCAAATGATAGTGCCTCATAATACCAAAATCCCTCCGAACAACGGAAGAAAAGAGGCTTCTGTAAATATCACAATTTTTTAGGCCATAAAACCTCACAAtgctttcttttcagggatcttattCAGAATGCAATTAAGGATGACCGCCTCAAGTTCGCTGACAGGGGGAGAAACCAGATGAAGGTTGACGCTGACCCCCTCAACATTGCTAACACAAATTATGTTGAACCTGTCGAAATCAACATGATTGACATGGTGGAAGTGGAGGCTGTGAAGGAAACAGGAACTGAAGGCTATGTGCTAGTTGGAAAGCAGGCTACTGATGACCTAAATAATGATGTTCCCTTTAGGATTTTTGTCGAAGGTGAACAGGTTGCTGATGTCGAACCAAAGGCCACTGAAGGTCTTAATGGGAAGGCAACTGAGGGCCTAAGGAAGAAATTTGAGGAAAATTCAATCGCTGATGGCGCTAATCTAGGTGTCAACATGGTGGATCTGAaccaaccccccccccccccccccagaGATGGAGGAAGTGGAGAGGTGTCTGAAAATAGAGCAAGAGGGAATGCAGTTTGGCTATCCCAAAGCCAATGAGAGCCTACGTGAATACCTTTGGAGGTGTCACAAAAGAAATTCTGACATGTTGCTGTGCCCAAGGTGTATCATCATGACGTGTCGAAGGGTGGCTGAGGACTATGAAAGATGGCAACGAACTAAGACTGAGAGAAATTGGAGAAAGGAAAGCCAACTACTGAAGGTGTATCCCAAGCCTGGAGAAAGCCTTCTTGGTTTTATTGTGCGTTGCTACAAGTACGAAACAGAAGGCTTGATGTGTCCCAGATGTAGGGCAGTTTACAACAGGGAATTGGCTGAAGCGTCCGAGAGAATTCCATCTAACCAAGGTTGGGATGGACACGGAGGTAACCCAAATATGTACATATTCGACAAGAGGGGAGTTCCTAGGAGGCAAGACAACCCTCACCCAAGGACGAAAAGAGTTACGTTTAAGCTTCCGGCAGAAGTCCCTGAGGATAAATGGACTCAGGTGGGGTCGAAGAAGGGAAAGTGGAAAAGTTTTGAGGATGGAGGAAGAACCTCTTCGGCTTATAGAAAACAATTCCAGGCATCTAAGAGAGAGGCTATCAGACTGGAGAACTACAAAGGAAAGAATCCCATGTCAAGATCCCAATGGAGAAGACATCAGAGGTTGAGGAAGGCTGAAAGAAAGATGACTTCGAGGGAGATTGGAGAATCCAGCAACAACAAGGTCCCCTCAAATGTTACAAAATCCAACCAAACCCCTTGTAGGAAGGAAGTTGTTTTCATCTGAAAACAAAAACACAAATCAGAAAGTTCAGGAGGAACAAATAAGGGAGGAAGAAATGATCACTGACGACTTTGAGTCCGACGGAGTGTCATCTGTTAATATAAATTGCAATGTGGTATCAGTTCTGCCATACGAATAAACTCAGGTTGAAAATGAAGATTTTCGTAAAAAAGGAAAAAGGAAGTGACAATGGGCTTTTATAGTGTTAACCTACGAGCTGGTTGGTTACACCTTGCAAAGGTAGTGGGCCACGTGGTGGCTTTTCTGTGAAGAAGGTGCAGTGATTACTGTTCATTCTTTTTGGAAGTTGAAATTCATGATGTTAATAACTGCACGCACGTCTTGATGAGACGTTTTGAAAAAGTAAGTCATGATTGACTGACAGTTATGGACTTTAAGGTCTATGAAAGGTCTCTGGTCGAAATCTGGTGATTACAAGAACTGCCCATTTCTGCATTGATTCGAAATAGACATTTATTGGGGGCAATTTGTTAGATGGAGATTTCGACCATTAGGTTGAAGTTCTTTGAAAATATCATGTTTTggtaaacaaataaaaatggctTTGTGAAGCTATTTATTAAATCCTTTTCTTGGGAGAAAGGAACTTTTTGTCGAAGCTTAAGAATTAGAATATTTTAGGATCTCCACAAGTTCTCTTAGACATCGGCGTTTGGCAGATTCAAAGCTTTGAGCAGGAAAGATTTAAAATTCAAACGAAGTAGTTTCGTCAGGCgaacgcgtggaagcatctgagACACGCAGCGCTTGAAAACATCGAATGTGGCAATCATCTGTGTAGAGACCGTTAGGGTCGAATTGTTATAAATAGGAGTCTTAATTTTTAGATTTCATGTGTTCAAACTGATatacaaaattcactaaaaatactcaaagtaccaGAGCGAGAGAAACAAGTCTTTGTTGAAAATGcatgtatgaagaacaccatgattACATTTCATGTTATCTTTTTAATGCAAGTTACTTAAATTAAACCATTTACTGTCTTTATTTCTATTTAAGCCTTCTGTCGAATTACCTTTATCTTCAAAGTCTTTCATCATTGCTTTTACCTTTACATTTACATTTCGTCAAACCTTTATTTCCAGCACCTTTTCAAACTTAAAATCTTTTACTTCAAGTTATTTATCTTTATTTTTGCCAATTACCTTTGTTATCTTTAAAAAAAGCCTTTTTACAGAATTACTGCCATTTATCCTTTATCTTAAAAGTCATAAGCCTTTAGATTTCGTTTAGAGTTTATTGTTGAAACACCTTTTACTTTGTACCATTAACGCTAGATAAAGAACCCTAATTATCAttcataaaccagaaacaaacttaatcatgaatcaaatcaccataacactagttcttgagacacatgtcctaggatcaatctagtcgatcccGTAAGTTACCAAGATTAATAATATTGGAGGACTAGCGGTTGTTTGTCAGAAATTACTGGTAAACAGTCATCTATATAGGTCTCCTCCCTTACCTTTCTCATACAAAACTACATATAGTTTATGGTACCCTACAAATACCTAAGAATCCTTTTAGCAACATTCGTGTGCAAATCAATTGGTCTCTTTATGTATTTGACAATTAAATATGTTGATCAAGTGACTTCAAACACAAAAGAGATAGGAGGTTGAATTGTGTTATTTGAAATTCAAAAATAGTTTATAAAAGCTTGAGTCTTAAAAACAATTAGATTGAGTCTTAAAAGAATCATGGAGATTAATAAGACAAGAGGAATTGTCACAATGGTAAAGAAGTCATTAATAAGATTAAATACGAGTTTCAATCTAAGAATCAAAAAGAGGAGGCATAACTCATAAAAGAGAACTCAATTCACTTCAAAACTTGTCCATAAGAGATGTTACAAAATACTAATTTATAGTAAGAGTTCTCCTAAATCTAAATGGGTCATAAACACTACTTTATAGACCCATATTGGGATACATCATATTTTcctaaaataaatataaaaagGCAAACATCAACTAAATCTAAATTAAAACTACTACTAAATAAAATCATTACAAAACTAATTAAAGTAAAATACTTAATTCTATTCTGCATGCTTTTGATTAGTCCACCTTAGTATATTTCTCCTTCTTTTCCATTAATAAAAGTTGAACAAAAAAATTACACAAGAACACAGATCATATATGAGATTGGGAAGTAACCAATTtataattaaattagaagtaAAAAGTTGATTACAATAAATCAATAAATGCGTGAAAATAAAACACATTAAAATGGGAAATAAAACATAGAGTAAGACAATTACTCATTGTCTTAATCATCTTCAACATCAGACATTCTAGTCTCAAGTTTATGTTTTGTTAGTGAGGCAACTTGCTTGTATAACCTTTGAAGAACTTGGGTACTCTCTTGAGTGGTTGAGATGATGGATGTTAACATTGCTTATGTAGACAAATCTTGAGGAATCTCTTCCTTATTATCTTTTAAACATATTGGTTCATGCTCTAAGTCTCAATTGATGAATCAACTATTTATTTGACTTAGAGAATTATTTTTAATCAAGGTGGGATTCAGGTTTGACCGTTCACCTTCCAAATTAACTCCAGTATTAGAAATGATTTTTATGATGAAAGTTCCATAAGATAGCCATGCAGTAGTATCCCTTTTGCATTCCATCATATGACGCATTACTCCATGTACCCAGTTGGTTTGAAGGTTTTGAGTAAGCATCCATATAATCAGCACATCATCCAATATCATTCTTACTCAAAACCTTCAAAATTCCAAACACTTGAAGGTTTCTCTATCTCATTCTCACACCTTTCACAACAAAATtccaaacacttgatccaacgtcaagtgaTTTTACAAAACATTTTCACCATAAACTGGAAGAAAAAGATGGAGTGTACGTACTTGTGCACAACATTTTCAAGTACCTGGATTGTCGGTCGTACCTATCTTGTGTCCCGATACTTGACTTCCATTCAAAATACTTAACAATAAAACGAGTTCAATCTGGTACTCTGAGaatgaaaaagagtggttaggatgTCACTGTCCTCTCAACTTCCGAGTATTCTGATTGTTAGTCGTACTTAGCTGGTGGTTAGATGTttgtctccctctaagtaccaATGATTAAACCCACTAAACAAATTTCCTAAACAAAAACTTTTAGGATGAAAAATAATGGTTAGGATGAaattgtcctctcaactcccaagTACTCATATTTTCAGTCGTACCTAGCTTGTGGTCTGACACTTGTCTCATATTCTAAAATCAACCACAACTCATCAAATCCAATTTTCCGCCTTAGGGCTCTCAAAAACCCTTTCACAAAGGAAATGTTACTTTCGTTCTACCGTGGTATAAACGATGTTATATGCTCTCATGCACGAGCATACAAGTCAGGTATAACTTCTAGAATGGATCCAAGTGCATCCATTTTACCGCAAACAAACAAACGCTTAAGTCTCTCATGCGCGAGCATCCAA includes:
- the LOC127135881 gene encoding uncharacterized protein LOC127135881 — its product is MAGLQNNTSIYTQPHNTVVSPIQNFGSGMNHVGRNTQSQGLSTLLPTLTTNNQAAFRQQMDASNHDMVGVLAREMNTVFSPLIQNEEEPTINQVRPPRQAPDERVIWARLEQQPVRQEVPEEQPRRVMMVNRDQDVDEVIHRVRQENMMENNLTTMIERIMAQNGLNTGLRRPNYTFPLSEYVLQTELPRGCKIPKFTKFSGDTSESTIEHIVRYMTEAGDLANSENLRMKYFPNSLTRNAFTWFTTLPPNSIDTWPHLERLFHEQFYMGQTKISLKELASIKRKFIEPIDDYLNRFRLLKSRCFTVVDMAQLADRVRQVERLKAEKAKANKNYKKERVAYVEVEDEESEISNDPYGLEEFEVDLAELKEAPPYACKLLTPSNGRNPFETEKNDRFPKKTYTFDVTKYDEIFDLLVKDGQMIKRGFCKYHNFLGHKTSQCFLFRDLIQNAIKDDRLKFADRGRNQMKVDADPLNIANTNYVEPVEINMIDMVEVEAVKETGTEGYVLVGKQATDDLNNDVPFRIFVEGEQVADVEPKATEGLNGKATEGLRKKFEENSIADGANLGVNMVDLNQPPPPPPRDGGSGEVSENRARGNAVWLSQSQ